A genomic window from Lycium barbarum isolate Lr01 chromosome 4, ASM1917538v2, whole genome shotgun sequence includes:
- the LOC132635705 gene encoding uncharacterized protein LOC132635705 codes for MEELTTALNSHMDQMADLVEKLSAEMRSSLRPAYDNFIGFFHAIDWTEPWLVGLLSFHVVFLLVSIVSRKNINFQMFLFLFALGGVYGAERLNRILAANWKSFASQNYFDSHGIFLSTLWSGPLLVIAIIILVNTLFSLCYLIVRWKKAELRHRARLASNKED; via the exons ATGGAGGAATTAACAACAGCATTGAATTCACATATGGACCAAATGGCAGATCTAGTTGAGAAATTATCTGCAGAGATGAGGTCTAGTCTTAGACCCGCTTATGACAATTTCATTGGCTTCTTCCACGCCATTGACTGGACG GAACCTTGGTTAGTAGGTCTTCTTTCATTTCATGTCGTGTTTCTTCTAGTATCTATTGTGTCTCGGAAGAACATCAATTTCCAGATGTTTTTGTTCCTTTTTGCAC TGGGAGGAGTGTATGGTGCTGAGAGGCTTAATAGGATATTAGCTGCAAACTGGAAAAGCTTCGCGAGCCAGAATTACTTTGATTCACATGGCATTTTTCTTTCCACGCTCTGGTCTGGGCCTCTGTTGGTTATTGCGATAATAATCTTG GTTAATACCCTCTTTTCACTATGTTACCTGATTGTCAGGTGGAAAAAAGCTGAGCTTAGACACCGGGCAAGACTAGCTAGTAACAAAGAGGATTAA
- the LOC132635708 gene encoding uncharacterized protein LOC132635708 isoform X1 — protein sequence MPRYKDEPPAVRVYTVCDESKYLIVRNVPALGCGDQLSQLFSTYGQIEECKPMDAEDCEPFTDVFWIRFCRVDNARFAKRKLDESVFLGNRLQVSYAPQFESLHETKEKLEARRKEVLTRLNPGRSKGSATCRPDVLGEPSIASSPAHLNYVAQSIGSNERQSSNSQCNSAHDIQCSPPVTMVSSDKEYFPSQSMNQTVKLVREKLNKIQSSVDHLEGEPSKRKRVDNRRRI from the exons ATGCCTCGATACAAAGATGAACCTCCTGCGGTCCGCGTTTACACTGTTTGTGATGAATCCAA ATATTTAATTGTGAGGAATGTTCCAGCATTGGGTTGTGGTGATCAGCTCTCTCAGCTATTTTCCACTTACGGACAAATTGAAGA ATGTAAACCAATGGATGCTGAAGATTGTGAGCCATTTACGGACGTCTTCTGGATCAGGTTTTGCCGGGTTGACAATGCCAG GTTTGCCAAAAGGAAACTGGACGAGTCTGTTTTCCTAGGGAACAGGCTACAGGTCTCTTATGCACCTCAATTTGAGAGTCTACACGAGACAAAGGAGAAGTTAGAAGCAAGGAGAAAGGAAGTTTTAACACGATTAAATC CTGGAAGGTCGAAAGGATCTGCTACATGTCGTCCAGATGTGCTTGGTGAGCCCTCTATAGCTTCCTCTCCAGCCCATTTGAATTATGTTGCACAATCAATTGGCTCTAATGAAAG GCAGAGCTCGAATTCACAGTGTAACTCTGCTCATGACATACAGTGTTCTCCTCCCGTAACAATGGTTTCTTCAGACAAG GAATACTTTCCTTCACAATCTATGAATCAAACTGTTAAGCTGGTCAGAGAGaaactaaataag ATACAATCCAGTGTGGACCATTTAGAAGGTGAACCATCCAAGAGAAAACGTGTTGATAATAGGAGACGGATATAA
- the LOC132635708 gene encoding uncharacterized protein LOC132635708 isoform X2, producing MNLLRYLIVRNVPALGCGDQLSQLFSTYGQIEECKPMDAEDCEPFTDVFWIRFCRVDNARFAKRKLDESVFLGNRLQVSYAPQFESLHETKEKLEARRKEVLTRLNPGRSKGSATCRPDVLGEPSIASSPAHLNYVAQSIGSNERQSSNSQCNSAHDIQCSPPVTMVSSDKEYFPSQSMNQTVKLVREKLNKIQSSVDHLEGEPSKRKRVDNRRRI from the exons ATGAACCTCCTGCG ATATTTAATTGTGAGGAATGTTCCAGCATTGGGTTGTGGTGATCAGCTCTCTCAGCTATTTTCCACTTACGGACAAATTGAAGA ATGTAAACCAATGGATGCTGAAGATTGTGAGCCATTTACGGACGTCTTCTGGATCAGGTTTTGCCGGGTTGACAATGCCAG GTTTGCCAAAAGGAAACTGGACGAGTCTGTTTTCCTAGGGAACAGGCTACAGGTCTCTTATGCACCTCAATTTGAGAGTCTACACGAGACAAAGGAGAAGTTAGAAGCAAGGAGAAAGGAAGTTTTAACACGATTAAATC CTGGAAGGTCGAAAGGATCTGCTACATGTCGTCCAGATGTGCTTGGTGAGCCCTCTATAGCTTCCTCTCCAGCCCATTTGAATTATGTTGCACAATCAATTGGCTCTAATGAAAG GCAGAGCTCGAATTCACAGTGTAACTCTGCTCATGACATACAGTGTTCTCCTCCCGTAACAATGGTTTCTTCAGACAAG GAATACTTTCCTTCACAATCTATGAATCAAACTGTTAAGCTGGTCAGAGAGaaactaaataag ATACAATCCAGTGTGGACCATTTAGAAGGTGAACCATCCAAGAGAAAACGTGTTGATAATAGGAGACGGATATAA
- the LOC132635708 gene encoding uncharacterized protein LOC132635708 isoform X3 produces the protein MPRYKDEPPAVRVYTVCDESKYLIVRNVPALGCGDQLSQLFSTYGQIEECKPMDAEDCEPFTDVFWIRFCRVDNARFAKRKLDESVFLGNRLQVSYAPQFESLHETKEKLEARRKEVLTRLNPGRSKGSATCRPDVLGEPSIASSPAHLNYVAQSIGSNERQSSNSQCNSAHDIQCSPPVTMVSSDKNDCFLPLHMMSGILSFTIYESNC, from the exons ATGCCTCGATACAAAGATGAACCTCCTGCGGTCCGCGTTTACACTGTTTGTGATGAATCCAA ATATTTAATTGTGAGGAATGTTCCAGCATTGGGTTGTGGTGATCAGCTCTCTCAGCTATTTTCCACTTACGGACAAATTGAAGA ATGTAAACCAATGGATGCTGAAGATTGTGAGCCATTTACGGACGTCTTCTGGATCAGGTTTTGCCGGGTTGACAATGCCAG GTTTGCCAAAAGGAAACTGGACGAGTCTGTTTTCCTAGGGAACAGGCTACAGGTCTCTTATGCACCTCAATTTGAGAGTCTACACGAGACAAAGGAGAAGTTAGAAGCAAGGAGAAAGGAAGTTTTAACACGATTAAATC CTGGAAGGTCGAAAGGATCTGCTACATGTCGTCCAGATGTGCTTGGTGAGCCCTCTATAGCTTCCTCTCCAGCCCATTTGAATTATGTTGCACAATCAATTGGCTCTAATGAAAG GCAGAGCTCGAATTCACAGTGTAACTCTGCTCATGACATACAGTGTTCTCCTCCCGTAACAATGGTTTCTTCAGACAAG AATGACTGTTTCCTCCCCTTACATATGATGTCAGGAATACTTTCCTTCACAATCTATGAATCAAACTGTTAA
- the LOC132635709 gene encoding polyadenylate-binding protein-interacting protein 6-like, producing MKTGTSTLNPYAESYVPISRRGAPDGNKEARSPKEFTSGSEAVWLAPGVTSVRNQQQTPQIADQYKLKDYSAYGSPSHSPVGAMGKQVLGEESYMDLAYLQMTFPGMSDESLSEVYIANKCDLDAAIEMLNQLEHYSGDFSEKLPDTLDIGDVSDSGFIGDSSSQKLKTVTGETATVASSSGLPDSGPSS from the exons ATGAAGACAGGAACATCAACTTTGAATCCCTATGCAGAATCATATGTGCCTATTTCGAGAAGAGGGGCACCTGATGGAAACAAAGAAGCTAGATCTCCAAAAGAGTTCACGAGTGGAAGTGAGGCTGTTTGGTTGGCACCTGGTGTGACATCTGTACGAAATCAACAGCAGACTCCCCAAATTGCCGATCAGTATAAACTGAAAGACTATTCAGCTTATGGCTCGCCATCACATAGTCCAGTAGGAGCTATGGGTAAACAAGTTCTGGGTGAGGAATCTTACATGGATTTGGCTTATCTTCAGATGACTTTTCCTGGCATGTCAGATGAATCGCTTTCTGAGGTCTATATAGCAAACAAATGTGACCTTGATGCGGCTATTGAGATGCTGAACCAGCTTGAG CACTACTCTGGTGATTTTTCTGAAAAGCTTCCAGACACTCTTGACATTGGTGATGTGTCGGACTCTGGGTTCATAGGCGATAGTTCATCTCAGAAGTTGAAGACGGTGACTGGTGAAACGGCTACAGTTGCCTCATCATCTGGTTTACCAGACTCAGGTCCAAGCAGTTAA